GTTTGATATACCGCTGGAGGATCTCTATAAGAGTATTGCCTGGCCATTGGCCAAGGAGTATGGTCATGCTTTCGATGCTTTCAGAGTGTCCATCTCCAATCCATCTGTATTCGACACCATTACACCACCATCTACCCAAGTGttggaggagttgaagaagaacattgcCAGAAGGTTAACTCCTCAGGCCATCAAATGTAGGGCCGATATTGACGTTTCGTGCTTTTCCTACGAGGGTATTGATGCTATAAAGGATGCCTTGAAAGCTGGAGAAGCCATTTCAACTGAAACCGACAAGATCAAAATCAAGTTGGTGGCTGCTCCACGTTATGTGATGACTACACAGAGTTTAGATAAGAAACAGGGAgttcaagaacttcagAAATCTATTGAAAAGGTCACTGAGGTCATCGCCAAGTACGGGGGGGTGTGTGACGTGGCTATGGCTCCTAAAGCTGTGTCTGCTACTGAAGATGCTGAATTACAGGCTCTCTtggagag
This region of Brettanomyces nanus chromosome 2, complete sequence genomic DNA includes:
- the SUI2 gene encoding eukaryotic translation initiation factor 2 subunit alpha (BUSCO:EOG093433YR), giving the protein MSTTHCRFYENKYPEVEEVVMVNVQQIAEMGAYVKLLEYDNIEGMVLLSELSRRRIRSIQKLIRVGRNEVAVVLRVDKEKGYIDLSKRRVSAEEIVQCEERYNKSKAVHSILRRCAEKFDIPLEDLYKSIAWPLAKEYGHAFDAFRVSISNPSVFDTITPPSTQVLEELKKNIARRLTPQAIKCRADIDVSCFSYEGIDAIKDALKAGEAISTETDKIKIKLVAAPRYVMTTQSLDKKQGVQELQKSIEKVTEVIAKYGGVCDVAMAPKAVSATEDAELQALLERKEMENTMDSDDDSEIEIAGVGVGAGAAGAAAAAAAAAEYDE